The following proteins come from a genomic window of Meles meles chromosome 1, mMelMel3.1 paternal haplotype, whole genome shotgun sequence:
- the PTCH2 gene encoding protein patched homolog 2 isoform X2, producing MARPPPLQELPPGYTPPARAASPQILAGSLKSPLWLRAYFQGLLFSLGCGIQRHCGKVLFLGLLAFGALALGLRVAIIETDLEQLWVEVGSRVSQELHYTKEKLGEEAAYTSQMLIQTPRQEGENVLTPEALDLHLQAALTASKVQVSLYGKSWDLNKICYKSGIPLIENGMIERMIEKLFPCVILTPLDCFWEGAKLQGGSAYLPGRPDIQWTNLDPEQLLEELGPFASLEGFRELLDKAQVGQAYVGRPCLHPDDLHCPPSAPNHRSKQAPKVAQELSGGCHGFSHKFMHWQEELLLGGIARDPQGQLLRAEALQSTFLLMSPRQLYEHFRGDYQTHDIGWSEEQAGTVLQAWQRRFVQLAYACVTMLRWDCAQSQGAVGLAGVLLVALAVASGLGLCALLGITFNAATTQVLPFLALGIGVDDIFLLAHAFTEAPPGTPLQERTGECLQRTGTSVALTSINHMVAFFMAALVPIPALRAFSLQAAIVVGCNFAAVMLVFPAVLSLDLHRRHCQRLDVLCCFSSPCSARVIQILPQELGDRTVPMGIAHLTATVQAFAHCEASSQHVVTILPPRAHLVPPPSDPLGSELFSPGGSTRDLLGQEEGPRQKAACSSLPCARWNLAHFARYQFAPLLLQSHSKAVVLALFGGLLGLSLYGATLVQDGLALTDVVPRGTKEHDFLSAQLRYFSLYEVALVTQGGFDYAHSQRALFDLHQRFSSLKAVLPPPAARAPRTWLHYYRNWLQGIQAAFDQDWASGRISRHSCRNGSEDGALAYKLLIQTGDAREPLDFSQLTTRKLVDKDGLIPPELFYVGLTMWVSSDPLGLAASQANFYPPPPEWLHDKYDTTGENLRIPAAQPLEFAQFPFLLRGLQKTADFVEAIEGARAACAEAGRAGVRAYPSGSPFLFWEQYLGLRRSFLLAVCILLVCTFLVCALLLLNPWTAGLIVLVLAMMTVELFGIMGFLGIKLSAIPVVILVASVGIGVEFTVHVALGFLTTQGSRNLRAACALEHTLAPVTDGAVSTLLGLLMLAGSNFDFIIRYFFVVLTVLTLLGLLHGLVLLPVLLSILGPPPEVVQMYKESPEVLSPPAPREGGLSWGLSPTLPQSFARVTTSMTVALHPPPLPGAYIHPASDEPTWSPVATPAASGSSNLSSRGPCPATG from the exons TGGGCAGCCGGGTGAGCCAAGAGTTGCATTACACCAAGgagaagctgggggaggaggctgcCTATACCTCCCAGATGCTGATACAGACCCCACGCCAGGAAGGGGAGAATGTCCTCACACCTGAGGCACTGGACCTCCACCTCCAGGCAGCCCTCACCGCCAGTAAAGTGCAAGTATCACTCTATGGAAA GTCCTGGGACTTGAACAAAATCTGCTACAAGTCAGGAATTCCCCTAATTGAAAATGGAATGATTGAGCGG ATGATTGAGAAGCTGTTTCCGTGCGTGATCCTCACCCCCCTCGACTGCTTCTGGGAAGGAGCCAAACTCCAAGggggctctgcctacttgcc CGGCCGCCCTGACATCCAGTGGACCAACCTGGACCCAGAGCAGCTTCTGGAGGAACTGGGCCCCTTTGCCTCCCTCGAGGGCTTCCGGGAGCTGCTAGACAAGGCACAGGTGGGCCAGGCCTATGTGGGGCGGCCCTGTCTGCACCCTGACGACCTCCACTGCCCACCTAGTGCCCCTAACCATCGCAGCAAGCAG GCTCCTAAGGTGGCTCAGGAGCTGAGTGGGGGCTGCCACGGCTTTTCCCACAAGTTCATGCACTGGCAGGAGGAATTGCTGCTGGGGGGCATCGCCAGAGACCCCCAAGGACAGCTGCTGAG ggcAGAGGCCCTGCAGAGCACCTTCCTGCTCATGAGTCCCCGCCAGCTGTACGAGCACTTCCGAGGCGACTACCAGACGCACGACATCGGCTGGAGCGAGGAGCAGGCGGGCACCGTGCTGCAGGCCTGGCAGCGGCGCTTTGTGCAG CTAGCCTATGCCTGTGTGACAATGCTGCGCTGGGACTGTGCCCAGTCCCAGGGTGCAGTGGGCCTTGCAGGGGTGCTGCTGGTAGCCCTGGCAGTGGCCTCGGGCCTTGGGCTCTGCGCCCTGCTCGGCATCACCTTCAATGCCGCCACTACCCAG GTGCTACCCTTCTTGGCACTGGGCATCGGTGTGGATGACATATTCCTGCTGGCACATGCCTTCACAGAGGCTCCCCCTGGCACCCCTCTCCAG GAGCGCACAGGCGAGTGTCTGCAGCGCACGGGGACCAGCGTCGCGCTCACATCCATCAACCACATGGTTGCCTTCTTCATGGCCGCCCTCGTTCCCATCCCTGCACTGCGGGCCTTCTCCTTGCAG GCGGCCATAGTGGTCGGCTGCAACTTTGCAGCTGTGATGCTTGTCTTCCCGGCGGTCCTCAGCCTGGACCTGCACCGGCGCCACTGCCAGCGCCTTGATGTGCTCTGCTGCTTCTCTAG CCCCTGCTCAGCCCGGGTGATCCAGATCCTGCCCCAGGAACTGGGGGACAGGACGGTCCCTATGGGCATTGCCCACCTGACGGCCACAGTTCAAGCCTTCGCCCACTGTGAAGCCAGCAGCCAGCATGTGGTCACCATCCTGCCACCCCGTGCCCACTTGGTGCCCCCACCTTCTGACCCGCTGGGCTCTGAGCTCTTCAGCCCGGGAGGGTCCACACGGGACCTCCTAGGCCAAGAGGAGGGGCCCAGGCAAAAGGCAGCCTGCAGCTCCCTGCCCTGTGCTCGCTGGAACCTTGCCCATTTCGCCCGCTATCAGTTCGCACCCTTGCTGCTCCAGTCGCACAGCAAG GCCGTGGTGCTGGCGCTCTTTGGGGGTCTCCTGGGCCTGAGCCTCTACGGAGCCACGCTGGTGCAGGACGGGCTGGCCCTGACGGATGTGGTGCCTCGGGGCACCAAGGAGCATGACTTCCTGAGCGCCCAGCTCAGGTACTTCTCCCTGTACGAGGTGGCCCTGGTGACACAGGGTGGCTTTGACTACGCCCACTCCCAACGCGCCCTCTTTGATCTGCACCAGCGCTTCAGCTCTCTCAAGGCCGTGCTGCCCCCCCCAGCCGCCCGGGCACCCCGCACCTGGCTGCACTATTACCGGAACTGGCTGCAGG GAATCCAGGCTGCCTTTGACCAGGACTGGGCTTCCGGGCGCATTAGCCGCCACTCGTGCCGCAACGGCTCTGAGGATGGGGCGCTGGCCTACAAGCTTCTCATCCAGACCGGGGATGCCCGGGAGCCCCTGGATTTCAGCCAG CTGACCACGAGGAAGCTAGTGGATAAGGACGGGCTGATTCCACCCGAGCTCTTCTATGTGGGGCTGACCATGTGGGTAAGCAGTGACCCGCTGGGCCTGGCGGCCTCGCAGGCCAACTTCTACCCCCCACCTCCTGAGTGGCTGCACGACAAGTATGACACCACCGGGGAGAACCTTCGCA TCCCGGCAGCCCAGCCCCTGGAATTTGCCCAGTTCCCCTTCCTACTGCGTGGCCTCCAGAAGACCGCGGACTTCGTGGAGGCCATCGAGGGGGCCCGGGCAGCGTGCGCCGAGGCAGGCCGGGCCGGGGTGCGCGCCTACCCCAGCGGCTCCCCCTTCCTCTTCTGGGAGCAGTATCTGGGCCTGCGGCGCTCCTTCCTGCTGGCTGTCTGCATCCTGCTGGTATGCACGTTCCTCGTCTGCGCCCTGCTGCTGCTCAACCCCTGGACGGCGGGCCTCATA GTACTGGTCCTGGCGATGATGACTGTGGAGCTCTTTGGCATCATGGGTTTCCTGGGCATCAAACTGAGTGCCATCCCCGTGGTGATCCTTGTGGCCTCTGTAGGCATTGGTGTTGAGTTCACGGTCCACGTGGCTCTG GGCTTCCTGACCACCCAGGGGAGCCGGAACCTGCGGGCTGCCTGTGCCCTAGAGCACACCTTGGCTCCAGTGACCGATGGGGCCGTCTCCACATTGCTGGGTCTGCTCATGCTTGCTGGTTCCAACTTTGACTTCATCATAAG GTACTTTTTCGTGGTGCTAACAGTGCTCACACTCCTGGGCCTCCTCCATGGGCTCGTGCTGCTGCCCGTGCTGCTCTCCATCCTGGGCCCTCCACCAGAG GTGGTACAGATGTACAAGGAGAGCCCAGAGGTCCTGAGCCCTCCAGCTCCACGGGAAGGAGGGCTCAGCTGGGGGttgtcccccaccctgccccagagCTTTGCCAGAGTGACTACCTCCATGACAGTggccctccacccacccccactgcctGGTGCTTACATCCATCCAGCCTCTGATGAGCCCACTTGGTCCCCTGTTGCCACACCAGCTGCCAGCGGCTCCAGCAACCTCAGTTCTAGGGGACCATGTCCAGCCACTGGATGA
- the PTCH2 gene encoding protein patched homolog 2 isoform X4, which yields MARPPPLQELPPGYTPPARAASPQILAGSLKSPLWLRAYFQGLLFSLGCGIQRHCGKVLFLGLLAFGALALGLRVAIIETDLEQLWVEVGSRVSQELHYTKEKLGEEAAYTSQMLIQTPRQEGENVLTPEALDLHLQAALTASKVQVSLYGKSWDLNKICYKSGIPLIENGMIERMIEKLFPCVILTPLDCFWEGAKLQGGSAYLPGRPDIQWTNLDPEQLLEELGPFASLEGFRELLDKAQVGQAYVGRPCLHPDDLHCPPSAPNHRSKQAPKVAQELSGGCHGFSHKFMHWQEELLLGGIARDPQGQLLRAEALQSTFLLMSPRQLYEHFRGDYQTHDIGWSEEQAGTVLQAWQRRFVQLAQEALPQNSSQQIHAFSSTTLDDILHAFSEVSAARVVGGYLLMERTGECLQRTGTSVALTSINHMVAFFMAALVPIPALRAFSLQAAIVVGCNFAAVMLVFPAVLSLDLHRRHCQRLDVLCCFSSPCSARVIQILPQELGDRTVPMGIAHLTATVQAFAHCEASSQHVVTILPPRAHLVPPPSDPLGSELFSPGGSTRDLLGQEEGPRQKAACSSLPCARWNLAHFARYQFAPLLLQSHSKAVVLALFGGLLGLSLYGATLVQDGLALTDVVPRGTKEHDFLSAQLRYFSLYEVALVTQGGFDYAHSQRALFDLHQRFSSLKAVLPPPAARAPRTWLHYYRNWLQGIQAAFDQDWASGRISRHSCRNGSEDGALAYKLLIQTGDAREPLDFSQLTTRKLVDKDGLIPPELFYVGLTMWVSSDPLGLAASQANFYPPPPEWLHDKYDTTGENLRIPAAQPLEFAQFPFLLRGLQKTADFVEAIEGARAACAEAGRAGVRAYPSGSPFLFWEQYLGLRRSFLLAVCILLVCTFLVCALLLLNPWTAGLIVLVLAMMTVELFGIMGFLGIKLSAIPVVILVASVGIGVEFTVHVALGFLTTQGSRNLRAACALEHTLAPVTDGAVSTLLGLLMLAGSNFDFIIRYFFVVLTVLTLLGLLHGLVLLPVLLSILGPPPEVVQMYKESPEVLSPPAPREGGLSWGLSPTLPQSFARVTTSMTVALHPPPLPGAYIHPASDEPTWSPVATPAASGSSNLSSRGPCPATG from the exons TGGGCAGCCGGGTGAGCCAAGAGTTGCATTACACCAAGgagaagctgggggaggaggctgcCTATACCTCCCAGATGCTGATACAGACCCCACGCCAGGAAGGGGAGAATGTCCTCACACCTGAGGCACTGGACCTCCACCTCCAGGCAGCCCTCACCGCCAGTAAAGTGCAAGTATCACTCTATGGAAA GTCCTGGGACTTGAACAAAATCTGCTACAAGTCAGGAATTCCCCTAATTGAAAATGGAATGATTGAGCGG ATGATTGAGAAGCTGTTTCCGTGCGTGATCCTCACCCCCCTCGACTGCTTCTGGGAAGGAGCCAAACTCCAAGggggctctgcctacttgcc CGGCCGCCCTGACATCCAGTGGACCAACCTGGACCCAGAGCAGCTTCTGGAGGAACTGGGCCCCTTTGCCTCCCTCGAGGGCTTCCGGGAGCTGCTAGACAAGGCACAGGTGGGCCAGGCCTATGTGGGGCGGCCCTGTCTGCACCCTGACGACCTCCACTGCCCACCTAGTGCCCCTAACCATCGCAGCAAGCAG GCTCCTAAGGTGGCTCAGGAGCTGAGTGGGGGCTGCCACGGCTTTTCCCACAAGTTCATGCACTGGCAGGAGGAATTGCTGCTGGGGGGCATCGCCAGAGACCCCCAAGGACAGCTGCTGAG ggcAGAGGCCCTGCAGAGCACCTTCCTGCTCATGAGTCCCCGCCAGCTGTACGAGCACTTCCGAGGCGACTACCAGACGCACGACATCGGCTGGAGCGAGGAGCAGGCGGGCACCGTGCTGCAGGCCTGGCAGCGGCGCTTTGTGCAG CTGGCTCAGGAGGCCCTGCCTCAGAATTCATCCCAGCAGATCCACGCCTTCTCCTCCACCACCCTGGATGACATCCTGCACGCTTTCTCTGAAGTCAGTGCTGCCCGCGTGGTGGGAGGCTATCTGCTCATG GAGCGCACAGGCGAGTGTCTGCAGCGCACGGGGACCAGCGTCGCGCTCACATCCATCAACCACATGGTTGCCTTCTTCATGGCCGCCCTCGTTCCCATCCCTGCACTGCGGGCCTTCTCCTTGCAG GCGGCCATAGTGGTCGGCTGCAACTTTGCAGCTGTGATGCTTGTCTTCCCGGCGGTCCTCAGCCTGGACCTGCACCGGCGCCACTGCCAGCGCCTTGATGTGCTCTGCTGCTTCTCTAG CCCCTGCTCAGCCCGGGTGATCCAGATCCTGCCCCAGGAACTGGGGGACAGGACGGTCCCTATGGGCATTGCCCACCTGACGGCCACAGTTCAAGCCTTCGCCCACTGTGAAGCCAGCAGCCAGCATGTGGTCACCATCCTGCCACCCCGTGCCCACTTGGTGCCCCCACCTTCTGACCCGCTGGGCTCTGAGCTCTTCAGCCCGGGAGGGTCCACACGGGACCTCCTAGGCCAAGAGGAGGGGCCCAGGCAAAAGGCAGCCTGCAGCTCCCTGCCCTGTGCTCGCTGGAACCTTGCCCATTTCGCCCGCTATCAGTTCGCACCCTTGCTGCTCCAGTCGCACAGCAAG GCCGTGGTGCTGGCGCTCTTTGGGGGTCTCCTGGGCCTGAGCCTCTACGGAGCCACGCTGGTGCAGGACGGGCTGGCCCTGACGGATGTGGTGCCTCGGGGCACCAAGGAGCATGACTTCCTGAGCGCCCAGCTCAGGTACTTCTCCCTGTACGAGGTGGCCCTGGTGACACAGGGTGGCTTTGACTACGCCCACTCCCAACGCGCCCTCTTTGATCTGCACCAGCGCTTCAGCTCTCTCAAGGCCGTGCTGCCCCCCCCAGCCGCCCGGGCACCCCGCACCTGGCTGCACTATTACCGGAACTGGCTGCAGG GAATCCAGGCTGCCTTTGACCAGGACTGGGCTTCCGGGCGCATTAGCCGCCACTCGTGCCGCAACGGCTCTGAGGATGGGGCGCTGGCCTACAAGCTTCTCATCCAGACCGGGGATGCCCGGGAGCCCCTGGATTTCAGCCAG CTGACCACGAGGAAGCTAGTGGATAAGGACGGGCTGATTCCACCCGAGCTCTTCTATGTGGGGCTGACCATGTGGGTAAGCAGTGACCCGCTGGGCCTGGCGGCCTCGCAGGCCAACTTCTACCCCCCACCTCCTGAGTGGCTGCACGACAAGTATGACACCACCGGGGAGAACCTTCGCA TCCCGGCAGCCCAGCCCCTGGAATTTGCCCAGTTCCCCTTCCTACTGCGTGGCCTCCAGAAGACCGCGGACTTCGTGGAGGCCATCGAGGGGGCCCGGGCAGCGTGCGCCGAGGCAGGCCGGGCCGGGGTGCGCGCCTACCCCAGCGGCTCCCCCTTCCTCTTCTGGGAGCAGTATCTGGGCCTGCGGCGCTCCTTCCTGCTGGCTGTCTGCATCCTGCTGGTATGCACGTTCCTCGTCTGCGCCCTGCTGCTGCTCAACCCCTGGACGGCGGGCCTCATA GTACTGGTCCTGGCGATGATGACTGTGGAGCTCTTTGGCATCATGGGTTTCCTGGGCATCAAACTGAGTGCCATCCCCGTGGTGATCCTTGTGGCCTCTGTAGGCATTGGTGTTGAGTTCACGGTCCACGTGGCTCTG GGCTTCCTGACCACCCAGGGGAGCCGGAACCTGCGGGCTGCCTGTGCCCTAGAGCACACCTTGGCTCCAGTGACCGATGGGGCCGTCTCCACATTGCTGGGTCTGCTCATGCTTGCTGGTTCCAACTTTGACTTCATCATAAG GTACTTTTTCGTGGTGCTAACAGTGCTCACACTCCTGGGCCTCCTCCATGGGCTCGTGCTGCTGCCCGTGCTGCTCTCCATCCTGGGCCCTCCACCAGAG GTGGTACAGATGTACAAGGAGAGCCCAGAGGTCCTGAGCCCTCCAGCTCCACGGGAAGGAGGGCTCAGCTGGGGGttgtcccccaccctgccccagagCTTTGCCAGAGTGACTACCTCCATGACAGTggccctccacccacccccactgcctGGTGCTTACATCCATCCAGCCTCTGATGAGCCCACTTGGTCCCCTGTTGCCACACCAGCTGCCAGCGGCTCCAGCAACCTCAGTTCTAGGGGACCATGTCCAGCCACTGGATGA
- the PTCH2 gene encoding protein patched homolog 2 isoform X1: MARPPPLQELPPGYTPPARAASPQILAGSLKSPLWLRAYFQGLLFSLGCGIQRHCGKVLFLGLLAFGALALGLRVAIIETDLEQLWVEVGSRVSQELHYTKEKLGEEAAYTSQMLIQTPRQEGENVLTPEALDLHLQAALTASKVQVSLYGKSWDLNKICYKSGIPLIENGMIERMIEKLFPCVILTPLDCFWEGAKLQGGSAYLPGRPDIQWTNLDPEQLLEELGPFASLEGFRELLDKAQVGQAYVGRPCLHPDDLHCPPSAPNHRSKQAPKVAQELSGGCHGFSHKFMHWQEELLLGGIARDPQGQLLRAEALQSTFLLMSPRQLYEHFRGDYQTHDIGWSEEQAGTVLQAWQRRFVQLAQEALPQNSSQQIHAFSSTTLDDILHAFSEVSAARVVGGYLLMLAYACVTMLRWDCAQSQGAVGLAGVLLVALAVASGLGLCALLGITFNAATTQVLPFLALGIGVDDIFLLAHAFTEAPPGTPLQERTGECLQRTGTSVALTSINHMVAFFMAALVPIPALRAFSLQAAIVVGCNFAAVMLVFPAVLSLDLHRRHCQRLDVLCCFSSPCSARVIQILPQELGDRTVPMGIAHLTATVQAFAHCEASSQHVVTILPPRAHLVPPPSDPLGSELFSPGGSTRDLLGQEEGPRQKAACSSLPCARWNLAHFARYQFAPLLLQSHSKAVVLALFGGLLGLSLYGATLVQDGLALTDVVPRGTKEHDFLSAQLRYFSLYEVALVTQGGFDYAHSQRALFDLHQRFSSLKAVLPPPAARAPRTWLHYYRNWLQGIQAAFDQDWASGRISRHSCRNGSEDGALAYKLLIQTGDAREPLDFSQLTTRKLVDKDGLIPPELFYVGLTMWVSSDPLGLAASQANFYPPPPEWLHDKYDTTGENLRIPAAQPLEFAQFPFLLRGLQKTADFVEAIEGARAACAEAGRAGVRAYPSGSPFLFWEQYLGLRRSFLLAVCILLVCTFLVCALLLLNPWTAGLIVLVLAMMTVELFGIMGFLGIKLSAIPVVILVASVGIGVEFTVHVALGFLTTQGSRNLRAACALEHTLAPVTDGAVSTLLGLLMLAGSNFDFIIRYFFVVLTVLTLLGLLHGLVLLPVLLSILGPPPEVVQMYKESPEVLSPPAPREGGLSWGLSPTLPQSFARVTTSMTVALHPPPLPGAYIHPASDEPTWSPVATPAASGSSNLSSRGPCPATG, translated from the exons TGGGCAGCCGGGTGAGCCAAGAGTTGCATTACACCAAGgagaagctgggggaggaggctgcCTATACCTCCCAGATGCTGATACAGACCCCACGCCAGGAAGGGGAGAATGTCCTCACACCTGAGGCACTGGACCTCCACCTCCAGGCAGCCCTCACCGCCAGTAAAGTGCAAGTATCACTCTATGGAAA GTCCTGGGACTTGAACAAAATCTGCTACAAGTCAGGAATTCCCCTAATTGAAAATGGAATGATTGAGCGG ATGATTGAGAAGCTGTTTCCGTGCGTGATCCTCACCCCCCTCGACTGCTTCTGGGAAGGAGCCAAACTCCAAGggggctctgcctacttgcc CGGCCGCCCTGACATCCAGTGGACCAACCTGGACCCAGAGCAGCTTCTGGAGGAACTGGGCCCCTTTGCCTCCCTCGAGGGCTTCCGGGAGCTGCTAGACAAGGCACAGGTGGGCCAGGCCTATGTGGGGCGGCCCTGTCTGCACCCTGACGACCTCCACTGCCCACCTAGTGCCCCTAACCATCGCAGCAAGCAG GCTCCTAAGGTGGCTCAGGAGCTGAGTGGGGGCTGCCACGGCTTTTCCCACAAGTTCATGCACTGGCAGGAGGAATTGCTGCTGGGGGGCATCGCCAGAGACCCCCAAGGACAGCTGCTGAG ggcAGAGGCCCTGCAGAGCACCTTCCTGCTCATGAGTCCCCGCCAGCTGTACGAGCACTTCCGAGGCGACTACCAGACGCACGACATCGGCTGGAGCGAGGAGCAGGCGGGCACCGTGCTGCAGGCCTGGCAGCGGCGCTTTGTGCAG CTGGCTCAGGAGGCCCTGCCTCAGAATTCATCCCAGCAGATCCACGCCTTCTCCTCCACCACCCTGGATGACATCCTGCACGCTTTCTCTGAAGTCAGTGCTGCCCGCGTGGTGGGAGGCTATCTGCTCATG CTAGCCTATGCCTGTGTGACAATGCTGCGCTGGGACTGTGCCCAGTCCCAGGGTGCAGTGGGCCTTGCAGGGGTGCTGCTGGTAGCCCTGGCAGTGGCCTCGGGCCTTGGGCTCTGCGCCCTGCTCGGCATCACCTTCAATGCCGCCACTACCCAG GTGCTACCCTTCTTGGCACTGGGCATCGGTGTGGATGACATATTCCTGCTGGCACATGCCTTCACAGAGGCTCCCCCTGGCACCCCTCTCCAG GAGCGCACAGGCGAGTGTCTGCAGCGCACGGGGACCAGCGTCGCGCTCACATCCATCAACCACATGGTTGCCTTCTTCATGGCCGCCCTCGTTCCCATCCCTGCACTGCGGGCCTTCTCCTTGCAG GCGGCCATAGTGGTCGGCTGCAACTTTGCAGCTGTGATGCTTGTCTTCCCGGCGGTCCTCAGCCTGGACCTGCACCGGCGCCACTGCCAGCGCCTTGATGTGCTCTGCTGCTTCTCTAG CCCCTGCTCAGCCCGGGTGATCCAGATCCTGCCCCAGGAACTGGGGGACAGGACGGTCCCTATGGGCATTGCCCACCTGACGGCCACAGTTCAAGCCTTCGCCCACTGTGAAGCCAGCAGCCAGCATGTGGTCACCATCCTGCCACCCCGTGCCCACTTGGTGCCCCCACCTTCTGACCCGCTGGGCTCTGAGCTCTTCAGCCCGGGAGGGTCCACACGGGACCTCCTAGGCCAAGAGGAGGGGCCCAGGCAAAAGGCAGCCTGCAGCTCCCTGCCCTGTGCTCGCTGGAACCTTGCCCATTTCGCCCGCTATCAGTTCGCACCCTTGCTGCTCCAGTCGCACAGCAAG GCCGTGGTGCTGGCGCTCTTTGGGGGTCTCCTGGGCCTGAGCCTCTACGGAGCCACGCTGGTGCAGGACGGGCTGGCCCTGACGGATGTGGTGCCTCGGGGCACCAAGGAGCATGACTTCCTGAGCGCCCAGCTCAGGTACTTCTCCCTGTACGAGGTGGCCCTGGTGACACAGGGTGGCTTTGACTACGCCCACTCCCAACGCGCCCTCTTTGATCTGCACCAGCGCTTCAGCTCTCTCAAGGCCGTGCTGCCCCCCCCAGCCGCCCGGGCACCCCGCACCTGGCTGCACTATTACCGGAACTGGCTGCAGG GAATCCAGGCTGCCTTTGACCAGGACTGGGCTTCCGGGCGCATTAGCCGCCACTCGTGCCGCAACGGCTCTGAGGATGGGGCGCTGGCCTACAAGCTTCTCATCCAGACCGGGGATGCCCGGGAGCCCCTGGATTTCAGCCAG CTGACCACGAGGAAGCTAGTGGATAAGGACGGGCTGATTCCACCCGAGCTCTTCTATGTGGGGCTGACCATGTGGGTAAGCAGTGACCCGCTGGGCCTGGCGGCCTCGCAGGCCAACTTCTACCCCCCACCTCCTGAGTGGCTGCACGACAAGTATGACACCACCGGGGAGAACCTTCGCA TCCCGGCAGCCCAGCCCCTGGAATTTGCCCAGTTCCCCTTCCTACTGCGTGGCCTCCAGAAGACCGCGGACTTCGTGGAGGCCATCGAGGGGGCCCGGGCAGCGTGCGCCGAGGCAGGCCGGGCCGGGGTGCGCGCCTACCCCAGCGGCTCCCCCTTCCTCTTCTGGGAGCAGTATCTGGGCCTGCGGCGCTCCTTCCTGCTGGCTGTCTGCATCCTGCTGGTATGCACGTTCCTCGTCTGCGCCCTGCTGCTGCTCAACCCCTGGACGGCGGGCCTCATA GTACTGGTCCTGGCGATGATGACTGTGGAGCTCTTTGGCATCATGGGTTTCCTGGGCATCAAACTGAGTGCCATCCCCGTGGTGATCCTTGTGGCCTCTGTAGGCATTGGTGTTGAGTTCACGGTCCACGTGGCTCTG GGCTTCCTGACCACCCAGGGGAGCCGGAACCTGCGGGCTGCCTGTGCCCTAGAGCACACCTTGGCTCCAGTGACCGATGGGGCCGTCTCCACATTGCTGGGTCTGCTCATGCTTGCTGGTTCCAACTTTGACTTCATCATAAG GTACTTTTTCGTGGTGCTAACAGTGCTCACACTCCTGGGCCTCCTCCATGGGCTCGTGCTGCTGCCCGTGCTGCTCTCCATCCTGGGCCCTCCACCAGAG GTGGTACAGATGTACAAGGAGAGCCCAGAGGTCCTGAGCCCTCCAGCTCCACGGGAAGGAGGGCTCAGCTGGGGGttgtcccccaccctgccccagagCTTTGCCAGAGTGACTACCTCCATGACAGTggccctccacccacccccactgcctGGTGCTTACATCCATCCAGCCTCTGATGAGCCCACTTGGTCCCCTGTTGCCACACCAGCTGCCAGCGGCTCCAGCAACCTCAGTTCTAGGGGACCATGTCCAGCCACTGGATGA